CGGAATTCCCAGAACTCCAACCCAATTTGAACTGTCCCCACCTAAAAAGTAACTCACCACAGTTTGAACCAAACCTCCAACAGCAGGATAGTGATGGAAATCGCGAGCCAACTTGTTGAGAAGCATACGGAAAAATCTGGTTGGTATGTACAAGCCAGGCACAAATGGAGCTAAAAGTGGAGACAACAGGAGCAAGAGATTCTCAATCACAGTGAAAATAAATGGGGCATCGTCGTGGAAACCAGCAGGAGATAGTAAGACCAATCTAGATAATCTATGTGGTTTCTCTTCAATCCTCCGTGTAATAACATACATCAACATAGCAGCACCTCCCATGCTGTGGCACAGTGCACAAAGCTTGAATGGCTGGTCACTATCAGTTTCTTCTGCAAGTTCAGGTTGGCTGAGCTTCAATTCAGAAGTTTTAACttcatgaattttttcaaTCATCGCTGGAATATCCTCCATGGCATGTTCATTTATGGAATATTTCCAGTACCTGGATAGTTTACAAAATCAGCCAGCGAATGACATCCGCAGGGGCACATGATGAAAGCCTCCATGATATTAGCCCTCGATTAGGGATTAGCATGTTAAATTAACTGTAGATACatgaaaaagtgaaaaacGCAGACTTACTGTCTTGAAGATATATTCTTATCAACATGTTCTCTAGAGACCAAGCCACGGAAATTGCCAAGATAAACATCATACCCTGCNaaaaaaaaaaaaaaaaaaaaaaaaaaaaaaaaaaaaaaaaaaaaaaaaaaaaaaaaaaaaaaaaaaaaaagagagagagagagaggaagatgaGGATAAACACAGCCTCATTGAGTAGGCTTGAACTTCTGAAGCAAACGCAAGTACCTTGGTCAAAAGCTGCAAAGGCTGGCGAACCAACAACCCCGTTGGACACCCAACTAGTTAGACAAAAGAACTAGTACAGTTAGAGAACGGATGTAGATCAATAACAGAAGTATGCTACAGTGTAATTCCCTACCCATCCAACCTAAACAGTTATTGAGTCCAACCTTGTCATTATGCTCCATGCATGTGTTTGTACGTACGTGTGTGGGTAAATGTGGTGTGCTAAGTTATATGTGAAATAATCCTTGAGATGTACTTTGGTGTTACCATCATACAGATCTTTAAATTCAAGGATGTCATGGACCATAGCCAAAGCAGCATGAAGTCATAATATATTCCCTATCTATCCTACACACAAGATTAAACTAGCAGCCTATGACAACTGTGAAACAGAAACTGGCGAGAAATGGGGGAAGAACCCTCACCCCATCGAAGAATCAAATATTCCATGCTGCAGATAAAGAACTTTACGTGCATCACGCCTGCAAATCACAGAGCAAGCATTAACCACAAAACATTTGgacaaaaaattgaagtaggcaaaaaataaattaactaatattGTACCTGGGTATTCTTTCCAGAAGAAGAACATATCCATCATTAGTCACAACACGAATAGCTTCATATGGATACCTAAGATAGGAAGAAAGACCAAACAAACATGAGAAACCAACAGCTTCATGCTGAACCCAAAGTCCAGAATAAAATGAGAAGTTACCAGCACTGATCTTACCCAAGTTCTGTAATAACATCTTGGCACGTTCTAGCATCGGTATTCAGTGACTGGTGAAAAGTGTAGGTCCTTTCACTAGGCACAGGATCATCATCTCCAAGGGTAGCTGTGGGCACGATGACATCTGCATTGTGATCTCTCTCACAACTGCTCCAAGACCAAAGCCATCTGAACAAAGTTCTAATGGTCTCTAATGGCGAGAGGATAAAATGTGCAGCCTTATGGACCATCTCAAAAGCAGATTCGATAAAGATTTCACTTGCAAGATGAAGGTCCTAATTTACATGTAAAGCAAagagaaattaataaatagaagTCAGGCCAATTAAAGCATATCTAGGTGTTTTAGAACAACACTTCTAAGAAATAAGTGAAGTCAAGGATGGGAGAACCAGAagctactagtagatattagaGAGAAACCTCAATAACTCCACGTCTCCGATCAGTGGTGCTATGAACAACGTGCTCCTTATGGCTGTGCACTCGCTTAATTGAGGGCCAAGGACTTCCAGGGCTGGATGAGGACCCAGaccatttaataaaaaagaagtgaaaaaTACGAAATGGAATCCCCAAAAGGAACTTGGCAGGCAAAAGAATCCAAAGAAAGATACTTCTGATCCTTTCTGTCCAGTGCCAAACATTCTTGACATGAAAACCAGACCTGGACCTGGAGCCTCGTGAACTCTGAGATGATGGTGTTGCAGGATATTCATTTCCAATACCATCTTCCTCCCCAGAGGAATAATCTAAGCTTGAATCATCAGAGTCCACAGAAAGTTCGTGAATGAACTGGTTGAAGGATGACACGCCACTATGTACCAcaggaaaaaaatatacatatgtCAACtacttattatataaaataccaTAAAAACACAATGTGATGCATGTCCTCCATATCAATGGCAATTCAAACTACCAGagggataaaagaaaaggaacagCCATTCCATCCGAAGAAGCCAGCTTAAATTatggaaaatgaaagttaccGTTTAGGAATTTGTGCACTTCATGTCAGGAAAAAGGGCACTTCTATAACCTTGAGGAATTCTACTTCTATTTCTTACGTTATCATATAACTGAAGTCACAATCGCTTAAGTGACTTTGTAAACTCATAAAGCTACCTAGTTGTACGGAGAACATAAAGTCTACCAGACATGAGGGTAGAAGGTTCTTTTCAGGGTACCAGGATACCAGCAAAAAATCATGCTGGAAGGTGGAGTGGCCAATAGTTATTTTGCAAAGAGGTGAACCCAATAACGCagtcttgtttttttctttttttctttcctttttttttaatcttcagGAACAGTGAATTATAGAGGACATCATTTTTTTCCCACTAACACAATGTGCAATTGTGGATTCATGTATTAACGATACTATTCAAAACTTCATGCTCCAACATTGCCTTCAGCGAACTTGATTTCACgcaaatatgaagaaaaaaaattgatttctaGCCTTACATCTATATTGACTAGAGCAATACGCCCTACTAGATTAGAGAAGATTTTTTCCCATGTAtgtatgaatgaatgaatagCAGAAAACCCTCTCAACTATACCATGCATGTAAACGTTAAAATTAGTATCTCAAATTTTCTCCACAGAAAAACAGATTAAGAAGTGTGATAAAAGattgattcaaatatttttgattTATGATTAAATGAATAATGATAATTCTTATTCTCATCACTGAAAGAACAAACCAAGTTTTccaaatatatcaaaattgtGAAAACCATAATAACCAGGTAATTTCCTAGTGGGGTAAAAACGtgaatttataaaatcatGCCTTGAAATCGATTCTAAAGGATTATTTTGGACACCCTATACCGTCATAGAATTCAGGTTATTGGACATACTTTTCCATCCAACGAGGAAAACGAGGCCCCCGAAAGGTTGGTCTGAGCTCCCAGCCATGAACACCTTCGAGTACCGAACCCCTCCCTGGTAAAAGAGTCAGCAGAAGTGCAGATAATCCATTGATCAGCCTCACAACATTATTCAAGGACTCGTACGTGAATGTCTTCACCGACCTGCACTAGAAATATACATACAAGAAGGAAAGAAGTTACTTCTTCAAGGAGATAAGCTCAAGTAGTTAGAAACATGAACACCTGTACGGAAATAAATCGAAGTAGACAAACAGAACGAAGTTCTTAGACGCAAGTTCAAAATGCACCTACAGATTAAAATTGGCCAcaagaaagttaaaaaagaaagcattAGCAATAAAAAACAGTTGCCATTTCTCCATTGACACAAAAATACAGACGGAAAGCACGGAACTTAGATGGATGAaggaacaaaagaacaaaagaacaaaagaacaagAGGAACAAATAGGAAAAAGATTCTACAAGCCTATGGCAGGATTCAATAAAATCCGAAACAGCTCCTCAAGTGAAACGGCACCAATTTCATTAAGCGATTGGAGCATTCAAAAGAGGCATCCATATCCAAATCCAGATCTATTACGTAACTAACTTGCACTAATTAGTTTCCTAAATTCGCTTCCTCTGACAAAACAATGAGGTGAGATCATCAAAAAATTCTGGCTCGattgttatataaatttagaacAAATTCCAGCGCGTGATCAGCTGAGAGAACAACACACATCATCATCCGCCAAAAACTAAATTCccacaaaaaaacaataaaatcaaatcccCCGTTTCAGGAAAAGAAAACTCGATCAACTGGGAaggggaaggaagaagaagactcACTCTTTGGTAACAGCAAGCACATCGTCAACAAATCGTTGAATCATTTATTAAGGTTCTTCAATCTCTTCCCGATCCGAAAAAAATTACGGAAacggagaaagagagagataaacAATATCCAGACCCAAATGGAGGCGCAAATTCAGGCAACAAATCGCAGAAAGAAGCGGAAAACCTGAAGAACAAAATTaggaaatagaaaaagagagagagacagaaaTTATCGGAATTGAATAttccgaaagaaaaaacaacgGCGATTCTTGACGTAAATGGAAGTCGGTTATTCTTGCCTTAGGCCGGTGACTGTGTCAGGTAAGGGCGCGCGTGGGAGCTCTCTGAAGAGGGAAAAGCTAACGTGGCCCTTCCGTTTCGGATTTGAATTACACGTCTTTCTGACGTGGATTCTCTCCATTCAGTCTTTGACACACGTGCTTACGGCCTAATCTTCACCGTCCATTCTGGTGGGGCCAGAACACATCTGTATGGCTCGATTTTTTTCGAATTTCTACTTttactaataaattttatcgacaaaattggatattaataaataacaacaattttatgatataaatgttatttttacaaaatttaactCTTTTTTAAAGGGCATAATTGAATTCTTTTTCCCGGTGAAATTCAGCAATAAAAAAGTAACGATTAAAGGTGAGGAgctattttatataattatccaacaatattaaaacacataaaatatgttaaataaCGGTTCAGACAACCGTtcaaaaaaaaagagttgactaattttcatttgatttataaaattagattaaataaCTTCGAAATTCGGAggtcaaaaatattttttttaataaaataaatatttatttaatttggttCCTCGACAAAATGAGGTTTTTGTAgggaatgtttttttttttctttgttattccTTTCGGTATAATGAGAATTTAAACCTTTAATTTTGGATAATTaagataatttatatatatatttttttaaaataatatttaattaattcaattttttttaccatacaaacaataatagtaataatagtAGTAGAGTAGACATCActaaatcatttaattaaaaatatttacaactTATCAAAACTTCATAACTCACGCTTAAGTCGATATACTTGATTAAGAGATTGTCATttcgagattttttttttcagttcaaTAACTATAAAGTAAGGTTCGAAccatcaataattaaaataataataaatattgtttctctaatatataattatttaaattattttggagTATTTGAGTTAGAATGTactatcaaattaaatttattttcattccattataaataatttatttatttatacgaCTATAATAATGAACCTATccatttgaattatttattttcatcctattgtaaataatttatttatttccccAACTATAATAATGAACTTACccatttgaattatttattttcatccataatttatttatttgtcatAAACTATAATAATGAACTTGcccatttaaatataattaNATTTTGCCATTTTCTTCCTTGGAATTATACAATTATGAGAATTTATAAACCCTCCAAAGGTTTcgctttttcaaaatttaattcatagaAAGCCACACaatactatatttttttatttataagttgttgaaaataatttttttataatttaatattgttgaaaataaaattgtggaCAATCTGGCCATGTtggataataaatattttataataattattaaaagcGTAACCATTCAATTCTCATCCCGTTTTTAATTTgttaccaaaattaaattctcagttaattcttttattacgTTATGGTTACTAAACTCGATTAAGtgagaatcaaataattttctcatcccaatttattataactattttcattttattttgtttgcattaaataaataaatctaatctaaaaatcttaaattaggaagaaaatttgtcatcgaatccttttgaaataaatagaaaaatatgagtatataataaatcattcaaatttaataaaatttgcaACTACATATTTGATTACCACATTtagttgttttaaaataaaattatcatgaaatctctaaattaattaatttgtgacattctaaaatttgaattaattttgagtttatttcCACTTTAAAGGTAcaaattgatattattataaaattaaaatccatcGTTCAGGTTAAACGGGAAGAAGTTTGGACGATTGGCGAAACGACGTCGTAAAAGGATGTATGGCTGAGACGAGGGATAATTTCCCTCCAGGAAAAATCGCGAGACAATCGTACAGCGAAGAGAGAATCCACGCGTCGGCAAATGAGCCACGCAGTCGAATCTCGTTTGCAATTTTCTGTGAACCTGCTGCACTAAATCACTCTTCATCCCTCAACAGTTCTTCGAGCAGGGGCAATGGAAGCAGCAATTTGCGGTCGAGTACCTATTTCACCCTACCATTTCTTCAATTCGACCAGGCCGGGTATTCAGATTTCTACGAATTTGTTCCTCTTAATTTTCTTCGCTATTCAATTTGTCCGTAGTTCTTTTCCGCTGTGGGTTCTTTGTCCTTAATCCTAAATTTGAGGAAAGGTTTTTGAGAAATTTAGGTTTGCTGTTGAACATTTGCATAATTCATGGATTTATGGAGACAGAAGCTTTTGGCTGCTTAATgggaagaataaaaattattaaccGGGAAAATCTGACCATCTGCATGTAGAATGATAATTTTCCTGTTTGTATGAATTTTACTGTTGCATTATGGAGGAAAGCAACAAGTGAAACCAAATTAAAGTTCAGAGGTAGATCTGaatctttttgtttgtgtgtgtgaACGGTGCAGAAGTATAAAAAGTTCATAACTAAAAATCTGTATTTTCTTCTGGAGTTGGATTTGGAGTGGGCAAAACCTAACTAGAATTAGTGAGGTGGGTTACCAGCATAATGTAATGAGTG
This genomic interval from Cucurbita pepo subsp. pepo cultivar mu-cu-16 chromosome LG20, ASM280686v2, whole genome shotgun sequence contains the following:
- the LOC111782880 gene encoding lipase member N isoform X2: MIQRFVDDVLAVTKESVKTFTYESLNNVVRLINGLSALLLTLLPGRGSVLEGVHGWELRPTFRGPRFPRWMENGVSSFNQFIHELSVDSDDSSLDYSSGEEDGIGNEYPATPSSQSSRGSRSSPGSPWPSIKRVHSHKEHVVHSTTDRRRGVIEDLHLASEIFIESAFEMVHKAAHFILSPLETIRTLFRWLWSWSSCERDHNADVIVPTATLGDDDPVPSERTYTFHQSLNTDARTCQDVITELGYPYEAIRVVTNDGYVLLLERIPRRDARKVLYLQHGIFDSSMGWVSNGVVGSPAFAAFDQGYDVYLGNFRGLVSREHVDKNISSRQYWKYSINEHAMEDIPAMIEKIHEVKTSELKLSQPELAEETDSDQPFKLCALCHSMGGAAMLMYVITRRIEEKPHRLSRLVLLSPAGFHDDAPFIFTVIENLLLLLSPLLAPFVPGLYIPTRFFRMLLNKLARDFHHYPAVGGLVQTVVSYFLGGDSSNWVGVLGIPHYNMNDMPGVSFRVGLHLAQMKHAKKFRMFDYGNASLNMEAYGSPEPLDLGEYFGLFDIPVDLVAGRKDQVIRPTMVKRYYKMMKDAGVDVSFNEFEYAHLDFTFSHREELLAYVMSRLLLVGESGSKPKLKLKPSQKVPKLRRNDKLDG
- the LOC111782880 gene encoding uncharacterized protein LOC111782880 isoform X1, with protein sequence MIQRFVDDVLAVTKESVKTFTYESLNNVVRLINGLSALLLTLLPGRGSVLEGVHGWELRPTFRGPRFPRWMENGVSSFNQFIHELSVDSDDSSLDYSSGEEDGIGNEYPATPSSQSSRGSRSRSGFHVKNVWHWTERIRSIFLWILLPAKFLLGIPFRIFHFFFIKWSGSSSSPGSPWPSIKRVHSHKEHVVHSTTDRRRGVIEDLHLASEIFIESAFEMVHKAAHFILSPLETIRTLFRWLWSWSSCERDHNADVIVPTATLGDDDPVPSERTYTFHQSLNTDARTCQDVITELGYPYEAIRVVTNDGYVLLLERIPRRDARKVLYLQHGIFDSSMGWVSNGVVGSPAFAAFDQGYDVYLGNFRGLVSREHVDKNISSRQYWKYSINEHAMEDIPAMIEKIHEVKTSELKLSQPELAEETDSDQPFKLCALCHSMGGAAMLMYVITRRIEEKPHRLSRLVLLSPAGFHDDAPFIFTVIENLLLLLSPLLAPFVPGLYIPTRFFRMLLNKLARDFHHYPAVGGLVQTVVSYFLGGDSSNWVGVLGIPHYNMNDMPGVSFRVGLHLAQMKHAKKFRMFDYGNASLNMEAYGSPEPLDLGEYFGLFDIPVDLVAGRKDQVIRPTMVKRYYKMMKDAGVDVSFNEFEYAHLDFTFSHREELLAYVMSRLLLVGESGSKPKLKLKPSQKVPKLRRNDKLDG